From Thermococcus barophilus MP:
GTTATAATAAAGCCAGATGCCGTTGTTAGGGGATTAATAGGAGAAATCATCTCAAGATTTGAAAAGAAAGGCCTTAAAATCGTTGGAATGAAGATGATTCACATTGATAGAGAGCTGGCGGAGAGACACTATGAGGAGCACAAAGGGAAGCCGTTCTTCAATGCCCTCATTGACTACATAACAAAGGCTCCAAGCGTTGTCATGGTGGTTGAGGGTCGTTACGCCATCAGCGTCGTGAGAAAGATGGCTGGTGCAACTGATCCAAAAGACGCAGAGCCGGGAACAATAAGGGGAGATTTAGGTTTGGATGTTGGGGATGCAATCTATAATGTTGTCCATGCAAGCGACAGCCCGGAGAGCGCTGAGCGTGAGATAAACCTCTACTTCAAGCCCGAAGAAATCTTTGAATATTCAAAAGCCGCTGACTGGTTCTACAAGACGCACTGGGATAAGGAAAAGGGCGAGTGGATTGAGTAGTTTTTCTTTTCTACCAAACTTTTAAAAGTCAATTTTTTAAATTAGCTTGGAGCTTGCATTAAGTTGACGCTCATTTAATAATTTGACAAACGACAAGAAGGTGGGAAAAATGAAAAGAATTAGACAGCCAATTATAGCTGTTCTTGGTCATGTTGATCATGGAAAGTGCCTCTTACCAGATGAAAAGATAATAGTTCCAGAGCTTGGTGAAGTTACATTAAAAGAGCTGTTTGAGCTTGGAGGAGAAGTTATTGCTAAAGATTGGGAAAAAGAAATCAGAAAACTTAACATTGAGGTTCATGTTGTAAGTCAAGACGGGACTATTCGGAGAGCTAAAAGTCCCTATATCTGGCGGTTGAAGCACAGGGGCAAAATCCTTAGGGTGAAGCTAAAAAACTGGCACTCTATTAGTGTAACCCCGGAGCATCCGTTTCTAACGAACAAAGGATGGAAACGAGCCGACCAGCTTAAGCCAGGAGACTATGTTGCAGTTCCAAAGAGAATCGAGGGGAATGAGAGCTACGAGCGTTTTATGGAGTTCGTTTACTCGAAAATTCTAACGAAAGAACTAATTGTAAAGATAGGTGAGGATAAGCTCGAAAAAATTAGGAAGCACTTTAGAGAATATAAGATATACAAGGTCCAAAAAAATGTCTTCAGAAAAGAGGACATTGAAAAATTGAATCTCAACGATAGCATTGAAAAAATAGCTTTTACTCCCCGGGTTCATCGCTCTGGAAAGCCTCTATACTATCTGGAAATGCCAAAAAGTATGGGCGAGTGGAAGGCTGTGTTCTACTTTGCTGGAGTCATGTTCGGTGATGGAAGTCAAGAAAAAATAGCAAACAACGATGAGGAAGTCTTCGAGAGGCTCAAAGGTCTTGAATCCCTTGGTGTAGAGCTTGTTAGAGTCAAGAGGAGAACTTCCTACGAAATAGAACTGAGAAAAGCGAAAAATGCCCTGCTTAGATTGATAAAAGTGCTTTTCGAGTATCCGGAAGAGAAAAAGGCTCATAACATCAAGGTTCCAAAAGTCCTCTTCATTGCTCCAAAGGGGCTCGTGGCTGAATTCGTTAGGGGCTACTTTGATGCAGACGCTTATGTCAGCTTGAAGGATGCAAGAATTGAAGTAACGAGTGCATCAAAGGAGTTCATTGAAAAGCTAACTCTCGTGCTTCTCAGGTTTGGAATCCTGTCGAAAATTTATGAGAATAAAGGATACTGGACACTGATAATCTCAGGAAGAAGGAACCTTATTGAATTTAGGAGACATATCGGATTCACAGTAAGAGCCAAGGCTGAGAGGCTTGATGAGATAATTAAGAAGAGTAAAAAGAGCGAGCTTTATCCAATTCAGGAAGAGCTCAAAAGGCTGAGGCTTTTATTTGGATTTACAAAAAGCGAACTCAACAGCGAAGTTTCTTATTACTCAAAATATGAAAGCTCAGAGCTTCCGAGTTATGAAATCCTCAAGAAGATTCTTGCTGCAATCAGGCGGGGCTCAAAAAACCTTGATACAAAGCTCAGTACCCTTGAAGGCTCAAAAATAGATCACAACTACATTAAGGCTTTTGAAGCAGACGGTTTAATCAAAAACGGAAAGCTTACAGAACTCGGCAAAGAGCTCGTCGAAGTCTGGAAGAACAAAGAGTTCGATTCAAAGGACGTGGACTACATTGAGAACATAATTGAGAACCTTGCCTTTATACCTGTGGAAAGTGTTGAAGAAATAGAATATGACGGCTATGTCTATGACCTCACAACCGAAACTCACAACTTCATAGCCAACGGAATCTTAGTCCACAACACCACTCTGCTTGACAAAATCCGTAAAACAAATGTCGCCGCTAAAGAAGCCGGGGGGATAACCCAGCACATAGGTGCAACTGAAGTCCCTATCGATGTTGTTAAGCAAATTGCTGGGCCTCTCCTAAAGCTCTGGAAAGGCGAGATAAAGCTTCCTGGCTTGCTGTTTATTGACACTCCAGGTCACGAGGCATTCACAAGTTTGAGAGCGAGAGGAGGCAGTTTGGCTGATTTGGCCATTCTCATTGTTGACATAAATGAAGGCTTTCAGCCCCAGACAATTGAGAGTATTGAAATCCTGAGAAGATATAAAACACCGTTCATAGTTGCTGCAAACAAGATTGACCGTATAAAGGGCTGGAAAATCCAGGAATGGGAGCCTTTCTTGGTGAACATTAAAAAACAGGATCAAAGAGCTGTGCAAGAGCTTGAGACAAAGCTCTGGGAGCTTATTGGAAAGTTCTATGAGATGGGCTTCCAAGCGAACAGGTTTGATAGAGTTCAAGACTTTACACGTGAGCTGGCTATCGTTCCAATTTCAGCCAAGTATGGGATAGGTGTTCCGGAGCTTTTAGTCCTCATAGCTGGTTTATCTCAGAAGTATTTGGAGAAAAAGCTCAAGATTGAGGTTGAAGGTCCAGCGAGGGGTACGATCCTTGAGGTTAGGGAAGAGCCGGGATTGGGGACAACTATTGATGTCATAATCTACGATGGAACACTCCACAAGGATGACATCATAGTCGTCGGTGGAAAGGACAAAGCAATAGTAACGAAGATCAGAGCTTTGCTCAAGCCGAAGCCCTTGGATGAGATTAGAGACCCAAGGTTCAGGTTTGACCAAGTTGATGAAGTCGTTGCAGCGGCGGGTGTTAAGATAGCCGCACCCGATTTGGAGGAGGCCTTAGCAGGTTCACCGGTGATAGCGTGCAGGAGTGAAGAGGAAATCGAAAAAGCAAGGCAGGAAATTCTTAACCAGATTAAAAGCGTTGTGATAAGCACGGACAAGGTTGGGGTAATAGTTAAGGCTGACACTCTTGGAAGCCTTGAAGCGTTAAGCAAGGAGCTCCAGGAGAAAAACATCCCCATTAGAAAAGCTGATGTCGGAAACATAAGCAAAACCGATGTCATGGAGGCTCTAAGCGTAAAAGAAGAAAAGCCTCTCTACGGTGTCGTTCTTGGATTCAACGTCAAAGTCAACGAAGATGCGGAGGAAATTGCAAAGGCCAAGGGGGTGCCAATATTCGTCGGGAACATCATCTATAAGATAATTGAGGACTACGAAGCATGGGTAAAAGCGGAAGAAGAGAAGAAGAAAAAGGAGCTGTTAGCTAAGACAACTTTCCCCGGCGTTATAAGACTGTTCCCAGATGAACGTTACGTCTTCAGGAGAAGTCATCCAGCAATAGTTGGTGTTGAAGTCCTTGAGGGAAGAATTAAGCCTGGCTACACTCTAATAAAGCAAAACGGACAGAAGGTCGGAACAATAAAGTCCATTAAGTCCAAAAATGACTTTCTCCAAGAAGCCAAAAAAGGTGAAGCCGTTGCCATTGCCATTGATGGCCCAATAGTTGGAAGGCACATCCATCCAGGAGAAATTCTCTACGTTGATTTGAGCAGAGACGATGCAATAAGGCTTGTGAAAGAGCTTAGAGATATGCTTGACGAGACCGATATAAAGGCTTTGAAGATGATTGCAAAAGTTAAGGCAAGAGAAGATCCGTTCTGGGCGGCTCTTTGATTTTTATTTTCTCACATCTTTCTTTTCAATAAGCCTTTCGAAATCCTCCAAATCCCAGACCAGCCAGCCTTTGCTCCTCAACTTTTCTTTTCCTTCTAAGCTCTTGGCCACCAGTCCGTAAGCCTTTGTCCAGCCGTCCAGCCCAACGAGTTCTGCCTTCCGCTCAAGATCTTTGAGAACTCCACGAGCTTCCCTATCTTTCAAATCCTTCCACTTGACCTCAACGAAGAGCGCCTTCTTTTCCCGCTCGTTCAAAGCCACAAGATCAATCTCCTCATTCTTGTGCCACCACTTCCCGATCTTCGTGAACTTAAATGGGAGCTTTTCTCTCCTGTTCAGCTCCCTGAGGAACTGCTCGACAACCTTTTCGAAAACGAAGCCCAAATACTGGTTATACTCCTCCTCAAAGTTCTCAATATATCCGAACTCAAGAAGCTGAGAGCGGTTGGGGTAGACAAAGCGGAACCAGAAGTTAAAGTAGAGGTCGCTGAGGTAGTAGCGTGCGTTCCTCCTCCGTTCGGGTTCCCCAACAGGATGCTTCTCTTCAACTATGTGAAGGGTCTGGAGGTTACTGAGATATTGGGAGACCGTCGAACTTGGCAAACCCGTAAAGCTCACTATATCGCCGAACTTTGTCTTGCCAAAGGCTATTGCCTTGAGTATTGCGAAGTAGCGCGCCGGCTCTCTCAGTTCTGTTCTAAGCAAAAATTCCGCCTCATCAAAGAGGGGTTTATTTGGCTGGAATACCCCTTCAAGCTTCTCTCCAGCGCTCAGCCTGAACTGAACCTCCTTTATATAAGCCGGGATGCCATCTGTTATGCCGTAAATTCTAACGAGTTCTTCCCAGCTTTTTTCAGGGAAAAACTCGCGCAGATGGAAGAATTTTAAGGGTTCAAGCTTTATTGAGAGAGTTCTCCTTCCATAGAGCGGACTTTTGTATCCGAGAACTTGGCTTTCCATGATGCTTATTGAAGAACCTGTGAGGACGAGCTTAAGGTTTTTTGAACTGTCCCAAATCTTTTGAAACTTTGAGATTATTGCCCTGTTGGACTTAATAAGGTTCGGAAACTCATCTATTATCACAATGACATTTGAACCATCAAGAAGCTCGAAAAGCTCCTCCCACGAGAGTTCTGCCTTTGCTATGATGGGATTTCCAAGAACTTCAGCAGTTAATTTCCTGAACATCAGAAGATTTTCTTCTTCAAGTGTTTCTTCGGCGAAAAAATAAATATGGTTAAGACTCTTCACGGATTTTTGAACGAGAGCGGTTTTTCCCACTCTTCTGCGTCCGTAAACAATTATAAGCTCCTTTCTTTTGCTGATGTATGCTTTTCTCAATGCCTCAAGCTCATTTTCACGGTTCACAAATTGTTCATACATGATTATGATAATTAAGCCTGAACTATTTAAACTTTTCTCACCAGCTTAACAACAGCCTCAACGTGCGGCGTATGCGGGAACATATCAATTAAAAGGGCATCTTCAATCTGGTAAGCCTTTTTCAAGTGATTCTCATAGTCAAGCTTGAAAGCCTTTGGATTGCAGGAAACATAAATAATGTTCTCAACGTTACTCTTTGCCAAGAGTTCTGCCGTCTCTTTCAGCCCTTTTCTTGGAGGGTCAACTACAGCAGTATCGTAATCTCCGATTGCCGTTTCTTCTGCCTTCCCAAGTCTAAAAACTGCATCAACACCGTTGAGCTTGGCGTTTTTATTTGCCATCTCAACTGCAAATGGATTAGCTTCAACCCCCTCAACCTTAAAACCCCTCTTAGCCAGCCAAATTCCAAAAGTCCCGAGTCCTGAATATAAGTCCAGGATTTTCTCACCTTCCGTGAAGCCCTCAGCGGCTTTCAACAACAGAGGCAGGGCATAAGAATTTGCTTGGAAAAAACTGTTTGGGTGAATTAGATAAACCACATCCCCGATCCTTTCGCTGATGTAGGGTTTCCCAGCTATGAGCTTAGGCTCTCCTTTTGGGTCGTCTCTTTTGTCAGCTTTAAAGCTCCAGTAGAGGGAATCTGCAAAGTAGAAGTAGTCCCTAAAAGCTTCTGCAAGCTTTTCATTCGGCTTAATGTGGGCTATAAGGCTTATCATGACTTCGTCTGTAGATTTGCCCTCTCTAACGCTCAAGTAGTGGACATCCCCTCTCTTTCTTTTTAAATCCCAAGCTTTAAGATTCTCTTCCTTCATAAACTCCTTTAAAGTCTTTAGATAGTCCCAAGTTTTGTTTGAGAAGACAGGGCACTCTTTGACATCAACGATGCTTAAGGGTCTGGCATATTCCTTAAATCCAATCCCTTGAGTTGTCACGATGAAGTTGCTCGAATTCCTAAATCCAAAGAGCTTTGGTGAACCTTTGATATCGGTTGCAATGCCTGTAATTTTCCTAAAATTTTCTTGCTTAAGCTTCAGCTGTTCTTTATACCTTATATGCTGCCACAAGCAGCCTCCACACTTTCCAAAATGCATGCATCTTGGAGATTGCCTGAGTTGAGAAAACTCAACAAC
This genomic window contains:
- the ndk gene encoding nucleoside-diphosphate kinase, yielding MADNKVERTLVIIKPDAVVRGLIGEIISRFEKKGLKIVGMKMIHIDRELAERHYEEHKGKPFFNALIDYITKAPSVVMVVEGRYAISVVRKMAGATDPKDAEPGTIRGDLGLDVGDAIYNVVHASDSPESAEREINLYFKPEEIFEYSKAADWFYKTHWDKEKGEWIE
- the rlmD gene encoding 23S rRNA (uracil(1939)-C(5))-methyltransferase RlmD is translated as MKAQGYIEEMSDEGLGVLKAEKPIYVPYTVAGDFVRVYTTRRRFGRYIAEKFEVVEFSQLRQSPRCMHFGKCGGCLWQHIRYKEQLKLKQENFRKITGIATDIKGSPKLFGFRNSSNFIVTTQGIGFKEYARPLSIVDVKECPVFSNKTWDYLKTLKEFMKEENLKAWDLKRKRGDVHYLSVREGKSTDEVMISLIAHIKPNEKLAEAFRDYFYFADSLYWSFKADKRDDPKGEPKLIAGKPYISERIGDVVYLIHPNSFFQANSYALPLLLKAAEGFTEGEKILDLYSGLGTFGIWLAKRGFKVEGVEANPFAVEMANKNAKLNGVDAVFRLGKAEETAIGDYDTAVVDPPRKGLKETAELLAKSNVENIIYVSCNPKAFKLDYENHLKKAYQIEDALLIDMFPHTPHVEAVVKLVRKV
- a CDS encoding ATP-binding protein, which codes for MYEQFVNRENELEALRKAYISKRKELIIVYGRRRVGKTALVQKSVKSLNHIYFFAEETLEEENLLMFRKLTAEVLGNPIIAKAELSWEELFELLDGSNVIVIIDEFPNLIKSNRAIISKFQKIWDSSKNLKLVLTGSSISIMESQVLGYKSPLYGRRTLSIKLEPLKFFHLREFFPEKSWEELVRIYGITDGIPAYIKEVQFRLSAGEKLEGVFQPNKPLFDEAEFLLRTELREPARYFAILKAIAFGKTKFGDIVSFTGLPSSTVSQYLSNLQTLHIVEEKHPVGEPERRRNARYYLSDLYFNFWFRFVYPNRSQLLEFGYIENFEEEYNQYLGFVFEKVVEQFLRELNRREKLPFKFTKIGKWWHKNEEIDLVALNEREKKALFVEVKWKDLKDREARGVLKDLERKAELVGLDGWTKAYGLVAKSLEGKEKLRSKGWLVWDLEDFERLIEKKDVRK
- the infB gene encoding intein-containing translation initiation factor aIF-2 gives rise to the protein MKRIRQPIIAVLGHVDHGKCLLPDEKIIVPELGEVTLKELFELGGEVIAKDWEKEIRKLNIEVHVVSQDGTIRRAKSPYIWRLKHRGKILRVKLKNWHSISVTPEHPFLTNKGWKRADQLKPGDYVAVPKRIEGNESYERFMEFVYSKILTKELIVKIGEDKLEKIRKHFREYKIYKVQKNVFRKEDIEKLNLNDSIEKIAFTPRVHRSGKPLYYLEMPKSMGEWKAVFYFAGVMFGDGSQEKIANNDEEVFERLKGLESLGVELVRVKRRTSYEIELRKAKNALLRLIKVLFEYPEEKKAHNIKVPKVLFIAPKGLVAEFVRGYFDADAYVSLKDARIEVTSASKEFIEKLTLVLLRFGILSKIYENKGYWTLIISGRRNLIEFRRHIGFTVRAKAERLDEIIKKSKKSELYPIQEELKRLRLLFGFTKSELNSEVSYYSKYESSELPSYEILKKILAAIRRGSKNLDTKLSTLEGSKIDHNYIKAFEADGLIKNGKLTELGKELVEVWKNKEFDSKDVDYIENIIENLAFIPVESVEEIEYDGYVYDLTTETHNFIANGILVHNTTLLDKIRKTNVAAKEAGGITQHIGATEVPIDVVKQIAGPLLKLWKGEIKLPGLLFIDTPGHEAFTSLRARGGSLADLAILIVDINEGFQPQTIESIEILRRYKTPFIVAANKIDRIKGWKIQEWEPFLVNIKKQDQRAVQELETKLWELIGKFYEMGFQANRFDRVQDFTRELAIVPISAKYGIGVPELLVLIAGLSQKYLEKKLKIEVEGPARGTILEVREEPGLGTTIDVIIYDGTLHKDDIIVVGGKDKAIVTKIRALLKPKPLDEIRDPRFRFDQVDEVVAAAGVKIAAPDLEEALAGSPVIACRSEEEIEKARQEILNQIKSVVISTDKVGVIVKADTLGSLEALSKELQEKNIPIRKADVGNISKTDVMEALSVKEEKPLYGVVLGFNVKVNEDAEEIAKAKGVPIFVGNIIYKIIEDYEAWVKAEEEKKKKELLAKTTFPGVIRLFPDERYVFRRSHPAIVGVEVLEGRIKPGYTLIKQNGQKVGTIKSIKSKNDFLQEAKKGEAVAIAIDGPIVGRHIHPGEILYVDLSRDDAIRLVKELRDMLDETDIKALKMIAKVKAREDPFWAAL